The segment TGGCGAGCTGCTCCATGGACTCGAAGAAGAGCGGCCGGCCGGTGGTCAGGGTCTCCACACCGGGCAGCCGGGCGTCGAGGCCGACACCGTCGAAGCGGTCCAGGAATCCCTGGGGAAAGCCGGTCTCCCAGGCCAGGAACAGATGCCGCTCGTGGAGCAGATAGATGGCCAGCTGACGGCCGCCGAAGGCGGGCAGCAGCTCATCGGTGACCACGGCCGAGACCTGGCGCGCCGTGACCGCCTCGGTCAGGGCGATGGCGAGGGCGACCGGCCGGTAGAGCCCGGTGGACGGCCCGGCCAGGGAGGCGAACGGGCCGCCCGGAGCCGGTGCGCCCGGCAGACGGGCGCGCCGGCCGCCGACGGGGTGCTCGGCGGGCAGGAGCGTGACGGTCACCCCGTCGTGGCCGGAGTACAGACCGACCTCCAGCCAGGCGCCGTCGTCGTTGCGGGCGGTGAACGAGACGGGGGCGGGGGACATCAGGGCGGCCCGCAGATGGTCCTCGTACGCGGCGTCGGCGAGCCACGGCAGCACCTCCCACAGCACCCGGCCCGTCAGCTCGGGCCGGCCCCGGCCGATGAGGATCTCGGCGGTGTGGTTGAGATGGGTGACCCGGCCGAGCCGGTCGAGCGAGAGCACCGCGCGCGGCAGCCGGTCACCCGCCTCGGTGACGAAGGGGCCGGGGCCGAGGTCGACGAGGGAGCCGTGGAGCACGGACGGACCGTCGGGGGCCCCGGCGCGGCGGGGCGGGCCGCCGGAGAGTTCGACCAGATGCGCCCGGCCGTCGGCGCCGCGCAGCCGGATCCGCCGGGCGGCCGTACGGCCCGCGGCGGCGGTCTGCCGGGCGACGGCCCGCAGCCCGGCCGCGTCCTCCGGTGCCAGCCGGGCCGCCAGAGCCTCGGCCGTACCGGGAAAGTCCGCGGGGGTGTGGCCGAGTATCCGGCAGAACGCCTCGTCCCCGGTGACGGCTCCGGTGTCGAGGTCCCAGTCGAAGTGCCCGATCCGGACCGGAGGCGCGGTCAGGGACGGAAGCTGTACGGGGACGGGCTCGGCGTCCCAGACGATCGCGGTGCCGCTGTCCATCAGCGCGTCGAGGGCGGCGCCGAGCCGGTCGGCGGCGCGCTGCATCCGCTGCCGGTCGCCCCGGGCGACGGGACGGCCCGGGGTGGGGCTGCGCAGCACGCCGAGGACGCCGAACCGCCGGGGGCCGACGACGATCGGAACGTAGAGCGCGCTGAACGGGAACGGCAGGCTGACCATGAGCTGGGGAAATCGGCGCATGGCGTCCTCGGCGTCCGGAAGGTGGACGGCCCGTCCCGAACGGTGGGCCTCGGCGACGGGGAACGGACGGTTCTCGTGCACCCGCCACCAGGGCCGGAAGAGCCGGGTGGGCAGTCCGGCCATCACGGCGAGCCGGAGCAGGCCGTCCGTCGTGCCGGAGGGCAGATAGACCCCGCCCGCGAAGCCGCCGACCGCCTCGGTGGCTCCCACGGAGGCCTCGGTGAGCAGCAGCTCCAGCTCGCCGGGCACCGCCCCGCCGGCCTTCGGTGGTGCGGGGGTCGCCCCGTGCCGCTGCGGCGGGGCGTCCCCGGTCGCGCCGTTCGAGGTCACACAGCCAGGATGCGCCCCGGCCCGGGCGGGGCGCATCTCCTTCGCGGTCGTCCGGCGCGGCGCGGGGCGGGGCGGGCCCCGGGTCAGAGCCCGAGGTCGGAGAGGCCCGGGTGATCGTCGGGGCGGCGGCCGGAGGGCCAGTGGAAGAGCCGGTCGGAGGCGGCGATGGGCCGGTCGTTGATGGACGCGTGGCGGGCGCTCATCAGCCCCTCGTCGTCGAACTCCCAGTTCTCGTTGCCGTGCGAGCGGAACCAGTTGCCCGAATCGTCGCGCCACTCGTAGACGAAGCGCACCGCGATCCGCCGGGTGCCGTACGCCCACACCTCCTTGATCAGCCGGTAGTCCAGCTCGCGCTGCCATTTACGGGTCAGGAAGGCCACGATCCCGGCCCGGCCGGTGATGAACTCGGCGCGATTGCGCCAGCGCGAGTCCTCGGTGTAGGCGAGGGCGACCCGGCCGGGGTCCCGGCTGTTCCAGGCGTCCTCGGCGAGCCGGGCCTTCAGCACGGCGGACTCGCGGGTGAACGGCGGCACGGGGGGCTTCGCGGTCATGGCGTCTCCTCGTCACGGTGGGCGGCGGCACGGGGCCGCCGGAGAGAGAACGTTCGTTCTCCATCGTTGTCCGCAGCCTACAGAGAACGATCGTTCTCCAGCAAACACCCTTGTCGCCGCGGGAGTTCCGGATCACCGGAGCCGTCCACCTACCGTCCGGTATACGAGACGGCCGATGGAGGCCCCCTCGGCCCGGCCCGCCGACTGGGCTATGTTGAACGGGAGCGGGACGAGAAGGAGTGACACCGGTGCCATCAGATCAGCAGGCACGCGCACAGGCGTCTGCGATCACGCCGGGAGGGGGCGAGCCCGACGCCGGACCGGCCCCGGTGGACCGGGTTCTCGCACTCTTCGGCGGCCACCGGCTCTCCCCGGGCCAGCGGCGGATCGCGCAGTACATCACCGACCACCTCACCGAGGCGGCCTTCCTGTCGATCACCGATCTCGCGGACCGGGTCGGGGTCAGCCAGCCCTCGGTCACCCGCTTCGCCGCCTCCGTCGGGTTCAGCGGCTACCCCGCCCTGCGGGAGGCGCTCCAGCCGATCGCCCTGAGCGCGATCGCCGGGGTGCCGGACGCCCGCGCCGAGCTCCGCCGCAACGAACTCCAGGCCGCGGTCGACGCGGAGATCGACAATCTGGAGAATCTGCGGCGGCTGCTCGCCGACACCGACCGGATGCTCGACCTGGGCCGGGAACTGGCCCGCTCGGTCCCGCTGACCGTTCTCGGCCTGCGGATCTCGGTCTCGCTCGCCGAGTACTTCTCCTACGCGGCCCGCCGGATCCACCCCGATGTGCGGACCGTGACGCGCGGCGGGAGTGTCGCCTACGACGCCCTGCTCCAGTCCCGGGAGGCCGGCGGCGCCTGGGTGCTCGCCTTCGCCATGCCCCGGCACGCGAACGAGACCCTGGCCGCGATGCGCGCGGCCCGCACGGCCGGGCTGAAGGTCGCCCTGATCACCGATCTGCCCCTCGGACCGCTCGCGGACGAGGCGGACGAGACCCTGGTGGCCGCCACCGGCTCACGGCTGGTCTTCGATTCGTACGCGGCACCCGGCGTACTCTCCGCCGCGCTGCTCCAGGCGATGGCGGACGCCGACCCGCAGCGCACCCAGACCCGGCTGGAAAGCTATGAACACGCCGCGGAACAGCACGACTTCTTCCTCGACGACTGACGGGCCCGCCCGGGCCCGCGGCCCGCGCTCCGGCGACCGGACGCCCAACCCCGCGTACCGCACCCACCGTTCACCCGTCGCACATCCCGTTGTGCATGAAAATTTTCTTACCCTTGCATACTCGACGGTATATATATTTACTGCGTGAAGCGGTCCGGAAATCGACCAGGTCGATCCGCTCCGTGACCGAACCACGCCCCGAGGAAGGCCGGCCGCCCGCGATCATGCAGACGAACCCATGCCCCGCCGGCCTCCCCGTTCCCGGCGCATCAAGCGCCGCGTAGAGCCGGACATCGCGCCATGACGCACTCCTCCTCGCGTCGCGACCGCGATGTTCCGTCCGGGCCTCCGCCCCCTGCGGAAGCCCACCCGGCGGCCTCGGTCTACCCCTGGACCGGGGCCGCCAGAACCTCCCGGACCCCCCGGCCGGCGAGCACCCCCGCCGGCGCGCCGCCGGCGCCCCGCGACTCCCGCGCCGCCGCGGACTGGCCGCTCCAGATCGCCGCACCCGGCAGTCCGGGATGGGAGCAGACCGCCACGCTCTGGCTGCGCACGCTCGTCCCGGCTCGTTACGCCGGCTACCCCACACTGGCCCGGCACCCCATTGTGCTGGCCCGCCATGCCCAGTGGCAGCTCCAGCACGAGATCGGCGCGGTCCGGGCCGCCCTGCGGACCTCCCGGGCCGAACTGCCCCCGCTCGGCGTCTCCGACCGGATCGTCGAGAGCGCGATCCTGATGTACGCGGCGGAGCTGGAGCAGCTGGACAGGCTGGCGCGCGGCGTACGACTGGTGACCAGAGCCCTGCTCGCGCACGCGCCGGAGCCGCACGGCCGCGGCGTCTGAGCCGCTCGCCGGGCCCGGAGCCGTACAGCCAATACGTCCGAGCCGTACGGCTACCGCGCCCGGACCCCCTCTCACCGTCGGGGCCGTACCGCCGCCCAACCGGGCCCCGCGCCGCCCGCCGCGGCCGGGCGCCGCTCCGCACTCCCGCGCACCGACCACCGGCCCGACGGTGAGCCGGAATCCACCGTTGAAAAAGATCTCCGCACCCCCTTGCCCTTCACATACCCCTTGGGGGTATATTCCTTCTCGCCCGAGGGGATACCCCCAAGGGGTATGGAACTTTCAGAGGAGGGGACGGGCGATGTCAACCGTCAACCCACGGCGCTGGTGGGCACTTCTGGTGCTGGCCACCGCGCAGTTCATGGTGATCATGGACACTTCGATCATCGGGGTGGCACTCCCCGAGATGCAGCGCGACCTCGGCTTCTCCCCCGAGGACCTCAGCTGGGTCTTCAACGCCTATGTGATCGCCTTCGGCGGACTGCTGCTGCTCGGCGGACGGCTCTCGGACCTGCTGGGCGCCCGCCGGATCTTCGTCAGCGGCTGGGTGGTGCTGATCGCCGGATCCGTGGTCGCCGCCGCCGCGACCACCGCCTGGGTCGAGGTCGTCGGCCGTGCCGTCCAGGGCGTGGGCGGTGCGCTGATCGCCCCCGCGTCGATGACCCTGCTGATGATGCTGTTCGGGCACAGTCCGAAGGAGCTGGGCAAGGCCATGGCGCTCTACGGCGCCGCGGCACCGGCCGGCGGTACCGCCGGAGTCTTCCTCGGCGGTGTCTTCACCGAGTGGATGAGCTGGCCGTGGATCTTCATCATCTATGTGCCGATCGGTCTCGCCACCCTGGCCGCCACCGGTCTGCTGCCCGCCGCGGCACCCCGTCGCGGGGCCGTCGACGTCCTCGGTGCCGCCGCCGTCACCGCCGGTCTGGCCCTCGCCGTCTTCGCCGTGGTGCGGGCACCGGAGATCGGCTGGGGCGCCACCGCCACCGTGCTCCAGCTCATCGGCGCGGCCGTACTGCTCGCTCTCTTCCTGGTGATCCAGAAGTCGATACGGACACCGCTGATGCCACTGGCCGTCTGGCGGACCCCCGGCCTCGGTATCTCCAACCTCGGGATGGCGCTGCTGGGCGCGGCCTGGATCCCGATGTGGTACTTCCTCAACCTCTACCTCCAGCAGGTCCTGGGCTACGGGGCCTTCGCCAGCGGCGCCGCGCTGCTGCCGATGACGGCCCTGCTGATGGTCTTCATGACCCTGATCACCGCGAGGCTGCTGGGCCGGTGGGGCGCGAAGCCGCTGATCTCCGGCGGTCTGCTGGTCCTGGCGGCCGGGCTGCTCTGGCTCTCCGCCATCGAGCCGACCGGATCCTTCGTGGTGGACGTCCTGCCCGCTTCGCTGGTCGCCGCCGTCGGTATGTCCCTCGCCTACATCCCGGCGATGATGGCCGCGATCTCCGGCGCCCGGCAGGAGGAGGCCGGACTCGCCTCCGGCATCGTCAACACCACCTACCAGGTCGGCTCCGCCCTCGGTCTGGCCGCGCTCACCGCGGTCGCCACATCCCAGGGCGCCGGGAAGCTCGGCGATCTGCCCGCCCTGACCGACGGCTTCAGCGCCGCCTTCATCGGAGCGGCGGCCGTGGCCGCGGCCGGCGGTCTGCTCACCGCCCTGCTGATGCGCGGCGACAAGCCGGCCGCCGCACCGGCGGATGAACGGCAGCCGGTGGGGAGTGGGGGCTGATTGAGCCGCGGCAGCCCCGCACCACGAGAGCGAGCACACCAGGAGCGCGACCAACCCGCGGCACCCGGCACCCCGGGCGGATGGAGAACACAAGAGACACGGCAAACACAGAGACCCCGCCCGCGCCACCGGCGCCGGGCGGGGTCTCCGCGTG is part of the Streptomyces qinzhouensis genome and harbors:
- a CDS encoding SpoIIE family protein phosphatase; this translates as MRPARAGAHPGCVTSNGATGDAPPQRHGATPAPPKAGGAVPGELELLLTEASVGATEAVGGFAGGVYLPSGTTDGLLRLAVMAGLPTRLFRPWWRVHENRPFPVAEAHRSGRAVHLPDAEDAMRRFPQLMVSLPFPFSALYVPIVVGPRRFGVLGVLRSPTPGRPVARGDRQRMQRAADRLGAALDALMDSGTAIVWDAEPVPVQLPSLTAPPVRIGHFDWDLDTGAVTGDEAFCRILGHTPADFPGTAEALAARLAPEDAAGLRAVARQTAAAGRTAARRIRLRGADGRAHLVELSGGPPRRAGAPDGPSVLHGSLVDLGPGPFVTEAGDRLPRAVLSLDRLGRVTHLNHTAEILIGRGRPELTGRVLWEVLPWLADAAYEDHLRAALMSPAPVSFTARNDDGAWLEVGLYSGHDGVTVTLLPAEHPVGGRRARLPGAPAPGGPFASLAGPSTGLYRPVALAIALTEAVTARQVSAVVTDELLPAFGGRQLAIYLLHERHLFLAWETGFPQGFLDRFDGVGLDARLPGVETLTTGRPLFFESMEQLATAYPGIPLDAHVGARAFLPLIASGRPVGSCILGFDQPRTFGAEERTVLVALAGLIAQALERARRYDTESALARGLQDALLPHRLPVLGQVETVGRYLPGTQGMDVGGDWYDVVETGDRIALVIGDVQGHGVAAAATMGQLRSALRAFALSGPDPREVMGGTNRLLIDLDPGQFASCVYLLLDPLTGSAQAVRAGHPQPLLRHPDGRTEVLDLAGGVVLGVDPAASYPVTELTLEPGAVLALYTDGLVERAGTDIDSGVERLRASLADRGGEPLAETANRLIREARQAEDRPDDIALLLATRWE
- a CDS encoding DUF1348 family protein; amino-acid sequence: MTAKPPVPPFTRESAVLKARLAEDAWNSRDPGRVALAYTEDSRWRNRAEFITGRAGIVAFLTRKWQRELDYRLIKEVWAYGTRRIAVRFVYEWRDDSGNWFRSHGNENWEFDDEGLMSARHASINDRPIAASDRLFHWPSGRRPDDHPGLSDLGL
- a CDS encoding MurR/RpiR family transcriptional regulator, coding for MPSDQQARAQASAITPGGGEPDAGPAPVDRVLALFGGHRLSPGQRRIAQYITDHLTEAAFLSITDLADRVGVSQPSVTRFAASVGFSGYPALREALQPIALSAIAGVPDARAELRRNELQAAVDAEIDNLENLRRLLADTDRMLDLGRELARSVPLTVLGLRISVSLAEYFSYAARRIHPDVRTVTRGGSVAYDALLQSREAGGAWVLAFAMPRHANETLAAMRAARTAGLKVALITDLPLGPLADEADETLVAATGSRLVFDSYAAPGVLSAALLQAMADADPQRTQTRLESYEHAAEQHDFFLDD
- a CDS encoding MFS transporter gives rise to the protein MSTVNPRRWWALLVLATAQFMVIMDTSIIGVALPEMQRDLGFSPEDLSWVFNAYVIAFGGLLLLGGRLSDLLGARRIFVSGWVVLIAGSVVAAAATTAWVEVVGRAVQGVGGALIAPASMTLLMMLFGHSPKELGKAMALYGAAAPAGGTAGVFLGGVFTEWMSWPWIFIIYVPIGLATLAATGLLPAAAPRRGAVDVLGAAAVTAGLALAVFAVVRAPEIGWGATATVLQLIGAAVLLALFLVIQKSIRTPLMPLAVWRTPGLGISNLGMALLGAAWIPMWYFLNLYLQQVLGYGAFASGAALLPMTALLMVFMTLITARLLGRWGAKPLISGGLLVLAAGLLWLSAIEPTGSFVVDVLPASLVAAVGMSLAYIPAMMAAISGARQEEAGLASGIVNTTYQVGSALGLAALTAVATSQGAGKLGDLPALTDGFSAAFIGAAAVAAAGGLLTALLMRGDKPAAAPADERQPVGSGG